From a single Hippopotamus amphibius kiboko isolate mHipAmp2 chromosome X, mHipAmp2.hap2, whole genome shotgun sequence genomic region:
- the LOC130841307 gene encoding heat shock factor-binding protein 1-like: MAETDPKTVQDLTSVVQTLLQQMQDKFQTMSDQIIGRIDDMSSRIDDLEKNIADLMTQAGVEELDGENKIPATQKSRRLLICTGLCNTLCTS; the protein is encoded by the coding sequence ATGGCTGAGACGGACCCCAAGACCGTGCAGGATCTCACCTCGGTGGTGCAGACACTCCTGCAGCAGATGCAAGATAAATTTCAGACCATGTCCGACCAGATCATCGGAAGAATTGATGACATGAGCAGTCGCATTGATGACCTGGAGAAAAACATCGCAGACCTCATGACACAGGCCGGGGTGGAAGAGCTGGATGGGGAAAACAAGATCCCTGCCACACAGAAGAGTAGAAGGCTGCTCATCTGCACTGGACTCTGCAACACCCTTTGTACAAGCTGA